TGACCGACCAAACCTACCGTAGTTTGCGCGCCACAGCGCCGTGGAAATATGTCGGCTATGTGAGCGGAGGCGGCGCGCTGGTCTATCTTCTGATCGGATTTGCCACGCGATCCTGGTCGTTGAAATACCTGTTGATCGGCCTTCTTGCGGCGCTGTGTATGGCTCTGTTTTACGACCTGCCATTTGAAGACCTTCAATTGCCACCAAATGGAGATGTCTAATGGGCATTTGGGACCACGTTCTACTTGGGTTTCAGGCCGTCTTTCTGGGAACAGAGGCCTTTAGCATATTCGGCCTGCCGATTTCTGTGACTGTCCTGATGGTCTTGGGCGGCTTCCTTTTGGGCATCGCTGTGGGAGCCACTCCGGGCCTTGCAGGACCCATGGCAATGGCCATCGCCCTGCCGATTTTGATCTCGATCTTTGGGTTTTCTTCCGATGCGTTTTTACCGGTCCTAGGGTTTCTCGTTGGGATCATGAAGGGCGCGACAGTTGGGGGGGCAGTGCCGGCAATCCTTTTCAATACACCCGGAACGCCGGACGCCTATATGACAACGCTTGACGGTTGGCCGATGTCAAAGAAGGGAGAGGCGAAAAAAGCGCTTCGAGTGGCCCATTTCTCTTCGGCCTCCGGGGACACGTTCTCTGATATCGTGCTAATCCTTTGCGCCCCTTTCTTGGCCGTTTTGGTTGAAACCTATCTCGACCTTCCGGAAAAGACGGGGCTGTTGCTGCTATCTTTGGCTTTCATTGCTTCTGTGATCGGAAATTCGGTTGGCAAAGGTCTGATCTCTATGGGTCTTGGCCTATTGGCCGCGATGGTCGCAACGGGCGAAGATTTCTATCCGCGCCTTACAATGGGCATCCCAAGTTTGAATGAGGGTTTCCCGATTGCCTCTGCGATCCTCGGCGTTCTTATCATTGGCGAGGTCTTTCGCCGCCTTGAAGACATGCGCTACGGAGGCCTTCAAAAACAGGGACAGGCCGTTGCGAGTTCATCCGCGTCATCTCGGCTTGGGTGGGCAGGTTTGCGACCCTTGCTTCCGTACATCGGACGCTCGGCCGTTATTGGCACGGCCATCGGGGCGCTTCCCGGCATCGGGTCAACGCTGGCCGCAACATTGGGCTATTCCACCGGCAGCACACGACATGAAAAGACCAAAGCACCTGATGCCCCAAGTTTCGGCGAAGGGGCGCCTGAGGGCATTGCCGCGACAGAAGCGGCAAATTCCAGCGTGTCCGGCGCGAACCTTATTCCGGTCCTTTCCTTGGGTATTCCGGGCAATGCCGCCGCTGTTTTTCTGATCCTGGCGATGGATACAATTGGCGGCTTCAACCCCGGCCCATCGGTCTTTCGCCTAAGTGGCGATGGCGTGAATACGGAAATGGTTTTGGCCTTCGGACTGTTCACGACCATGTTTTTGGCAAACGGTCTCAATTGGACAATCGGAGGCCTGTTTATGCGCGTCGTCGGCGTTATGGCCCGTATCCCGAACCATCTCTTGCTTCCGATTGTTTTCCTGATGACCCTAACGGCAATCTATGTCCAAGAAACCAGCCTTGCGGCGATTTGGATCACGCTTGGGTTCGGCGTGCTTGGGTACCTCATGCGCAAGCTCGATATATCGCCTTTGCCCTTCGTGATTGCCTTTATCCTATCTGGCAAACTCGAAGACACCACGCGACAGGCCTTCGCTGCAACTGGCGCGGATCCGTTCTTCTTGTTCAAAAGCCCGGTCGCACTCGCCTTTGTTGTCCTAACCGTGGTCGTGGTCGCTGCCAACCTGAGGAAGTCTTCTAAATGAGCCGACCAAACATCCTTTTGATCTCTGCAGACCAACATCGCGCCGATTGCTTTGGGTTCGAAGGGCGGAGCATTAAGACGCCGCATCTGGACAGGCTGGCCGCAGACGGCACCCATTTTTCCAATTGCATCACGCCAACAGTGGTCTGCCAACCGGCGCGTGCATCCATCCTGACAGGGCAGCTGTGTCGGACGCATGGCGTCCATGACAATGGCATCGACCTTGATCCCTCGATTGGTGAAAAGGGGTTTGCGGGCGCTATGTCGGCGGCGGGCTATGACACGGCCTACTTCGGCAAGGCACATTTCTCGACCTATCACACCTTCGAAGCCACCGGCACGCCGGAATGCCTAAAGTCTTCGGCCAGCTATCCTGACACGTGGAATGGCCCCTACATGGGCTTTGACCATGTGGAGCTGATGCTCGTCGGGCACAATTGGTTCCTGCCGGAAAAACCGCCCCATGGTCAGCATTATGAGCGCTGGTTCTATGCCGATGGGAAAGGGGATGAAAAGAACGCGCTATACCGCGAGAACGCGGGCGATACCAAAGGTGCTGCTCAGACGTGGCATTCCAAATTGCCAGTGGCCTGGCACAACTCGACATGGACTGCAGACCGCACAATTGATTGGCTTAAAAATAGCCGCGGAGATACGCCGTTCTGCGCTTGGGTAAGCTTCCCGGACCCGCACCATCCCTTTGATGCCCCTGAACCCTGGTCGCGGTTGCACGATCCGGCCGAAGTAGACCTTCCTAAGAACCGCGTGCGTTCCTTTGAGGGGCGCCCCTGGTGGCATGAAGAGGTCCTAACAGCAGAACCGACAGGCGCAAAAAAAGACGCAGAGGTTCGCAAGTCCTATAGCCGTATCGCTGAGCAGAGTGATGAGCAACTGCGCGAGATTATCGCCAATACCTACGGCCAGATTGCACTTATTGATCACAACGTAGGACGTATTCTCATCGCTCTCGAAGAAGCAGGGATCGCTGACGATACAATAGTTATCTATATCTCTGATCACGGTGATTGGCTTGGCGATCATGGGCTGATCTTAAAAGGACCCATGCACTATGAGGGCCTCCTTAGGGTGCCGATGATCATGCGCGGCCCTGGCGTGCCCAAGGGTAAGAAGGTCGATGAACCTGTCTCGACCCTAGATCTGGGCCCAACCTTCTTTGACTACGGCGAGGCCGTGGCGCTTCAGCCGCAGCATGGCGAAACGCTTAGGCCTTTGATCGAAACCGACGAGGCGACAAGAGAGTTTGCCATGAACGAATGGGAGCTGTTGCCAACCCGCGCAGGGGTCGCCCTTAGTTTGCGCACCGTGCGCACGAAAACGCACAAGTTGACCTATGATCTAAGGTCCAAAGCAGGTGAGTTTTATGATCTAGCGAGCGATCCAGACGAGATGCAGAACTTGTTTGATGACCCTGCGTATAAAGATGAACAAGACTATCTGATGGAGCTCTTGAACAAACGTCCCGACGATATGCGCCCAATCCAAACCCAGGTCGGGATGGCTTAGGGCTAGGTATCGATTGCATTTCTTTTGCAATTCTGGCGCGGAAAAGAGATAGGCATTCTCAGGAAAGATCGCATTTTCATTTTTTCGCTTAGTAAAAGGCCAGCGTGCGCAATGCTTGAATGGTCTCCACAAGAGTTACACGTGAGCGAGCGAAGCCTATCTCAAAAATGGCATCGCGGCACATAAGGAGGTTGCGAATGACCGGTTTGGGCCGAAAGTGGTACGGTAGAATTCCCTATTTTGACCACCAAATGAAATAGTCTCTCAAGATAGCGATCCAAAAGCTCATCCAAAACAGCCTGTGTTTCCTGCAGTGCAATCGTAGATCCGTGCAGCTCGTTTTCCCGCAGGCGGGACACGTCTGCGGTTTTTCAGTTGATTCTTCTCAAATAAAAAATGGAACACTTTTCATTTGTCCCTGACATGTCCGGTCCGTCCGAATGAAGGGTACTGTACATTTGTGTTGAGGACGCGGCTTAGTCGACTTGCGAGACTAACCATGCAATCCCTTCCGAAAGAACTCGCAATACTTTCTCTTCACTTGGAGAGACAGGCTCAATGCCTTTGGTGGGGGACCTTGTAGCATTCAGGATGGCGCTTTTAACGAGGTTACCCATAAGCGGCACCACTTCTCAATCCAGAAGTAACCCTGGGCTCGGCGTTTGGGCTTTCAGATGGCGGGCGGGGGCAAAATGTTATGTCCGCCGCCGCGAAGCGCTTTGGTTCAGCCCCGTCTCACACCCGTTGTTTTGTCGAAAACATGTACCTTCTCTTCCAAGAAAGAAAAGTGCAGCTCGTCGCCGTTTGAAACCTTGGGCGGCGTTTCCAGTTTCGCGATGAATTCGACGCCATCGTCTGTTTTCATGTGAACCAGCGCGAGTTCCCCTAGGTTTTCGACGATCTCAAAGCGTGCCGTGATCATGGCCTCGTCTGAGGAACACAGGCGCAGATGCTCGGAACGGATGCCGATGATGGCCTCATCGTTGCTCAAGGACGCCAAATTCTTGGGAGCGGATGCGGCCAGATTTGACGGTGCGAAGAAGTTCATCTTTGGGCTGCCGATGAATTGTGCAACGAACGTGTTTTGCGGCCGGTCATAGAGGTCGATCGGAGCGCCAACTTGTTCGATATTGCCACCGCGCAAAACAACGATCTTGTCGGCCAAGGTCATGGCTTCGACCTGGTCGTGGGTGACGTAGATCATGGTGGAACCCAGCCGCTCATGCAGTCGCGCGATTTCGAGGCGCGTCTGAACACGTAGGGCGGCGTCCAAGTTGGACAGAGGCTCGTCAAAGAGAAACACTTCGGGTTCGCGTACAATCGCACGGCCAATGGCCACGCGCTGACGTTGGCCACCGGAAAGCGCCTTGGGGGTGCGATCCAGATAGTCTGTAATGTCCAAAATCGCCGCCGCCTCACGGACGCGTTGGTCGATCTCATCTGCGGGCATTTTGGCCTGCTTCAGCCCGAACGCCATGTTCTTATAAACGGTCATATGCGGGTAAAGCGCATAGGTCTGGAACACCATCGCCACACCGCGTTTGGCGGGGGCCACGTCATTGACCAGAGTATCGCCGATGGACACGTCGCCCCCCGAGATCTCTTCAAGACCCGCAATCATGCGCAACAACGTAGATTTACCGCAGCCCGAGGGGCCGACGAAAACCACGAATTCACCGTCTTCGATATCAAGGTCGATGCTCTCGATCACTTGGACGTCGCCATAGGATTTGGCGACATTGCGGAGTGTTAAACCAGCCATCTTTTTTCCATTTCTTGGATTGCCGCAGTGAGGTCGGGCACAAAGGTTTCATACGTTGTCGGAAGATCGCCCCAGAGGTTTGGGTCGCAGACCAGATCGGCCTCGCGATCTTTCGGCAAAATCGAGGAGAGTTTGTCCCAAAGGGGTTCGTGATAAGGCACCCGTGCCTTTCCCGCTTGGAACTGACGCGCATAGACGATCCAGGAGGCTGCACAGTCATAGCCTGCCAGCGGGCGCTTGCCTTGTTCCAGACAGGCGCGCAGCGTTGGACGTATATAAATCGCCATTTTCGAATAGCCATCCATGCAGATGCGTTCGAGCTGATCTGCAATACCCGCATTCTCAAACCGCGCGGCGACTTGGGACAGGTAGGCCGAGGTATCGAACGGTATATCGTGGCCGAGACCCGCGAGGACTTCTTCACGCTCATAGCGGTCGAAATGCTGGCGCAGTTCTGGATCGGCCATGGCGTTATCAAACGTGTCGTGACCCGCCAATGCCCCAAGATAGCACAGGGCCGTGTGCCCCCCATTCAGGATGCGGATTTTGGCTTCTTCATAGGGTTCAACGGTCTGAACGACTTCGACGCCAACCCGCGCGAGGTCGGGCATCGGGCCTGCGAACTGATCCTGAAGCACCCATTGGCTGAAGTCTTCGGCATGGATGGGCGCGGTCGCATGATCCGGGAAAAGCTGGACGACTTCGGATTTCAGCTCTGGTGTGCTGCGCGGGGTGATCCGGTCGACCATCGAGCACGGGAAGCTCGCATTCTCAAGAACCCAAGCTGCCAGATCCGGCTTTCCCGCGGCTTCCATATAGGCCAAGAGCGCGTTTTTCAGCACTTTGCCATTGTTACGAATGTTGTCGCAGCACAAGAGGCTGATGGGCGCATTGATCGACTGCGCGCGACGC
This is a stretch of genomic DNA from Cognatishimia activa. It encodes these proteins:
- a CDS encoding tripartite tricarboxylate transporter permease, producing MGIWDHVLLGFQAVFLGTEAFSIFGLPISVTVLMVLGGFLLGIAVGATPGLAGPMAMAIALPILISIFGFSSDAFLPVLGFLVGIMKGATVGGAVPAILFNTPGTPDAYMTTLDGWPMSKKGEAKKALRVAHFSSASGDTFSDIVLILCAPFLAVLVETYLDLPEKTGLLLLSLAFIASVIGNSVGKGLISMGLGLLAAMVATGEDFYPRLTMGIPSLNEGFPIASAILGVLIIGEVFRRLEDMRYGGLQKQGQAVASSSASSRLGWAGLRPLLPYIGRSAVIGTAIGALPGIGSTLAATLGYSTGSTRHEKTKAPDAPSFGEGAPEGIAATEAANSSVSGANLIPVLSLGIPGNAAAVFLILAMDTIGGFNPGPSVFRLSGDGVNTEMVLAFGLFTTMFLANGLNWTIGGLFMRVVGVMARIPNHLLLPIVFLMTLTAIYVQETSLAAIWITLGFGVLGYLMRKLDISPLPFVIAFILSGKLEDTTRQAFAATGADPFFLFKSPVALAFVVLTVVVVAANLRKSSK
- a CDS encoding sulfatase-like hydrolase/transferase, with the translated sequence MSRPNILLISADQHRADCFGFEGRSIKTPHLDRLAADGTHFSNCITPTVVCQPARASILTGQLCRTHGVHDNGIDLDPSIGEKGFAGAMSAAGYDTAYFGKAHFSTYHTFEATGTPECLKSSASYPDTWNGPYMGFDHVELMLVGHNWFLPEKPPHGQHYERWFYADGKGDEKNALYRENAGDTKGAAQTWHSKLPVAWHNSTWTADRTIDWLKNSRGDTPFCAWVSFPDPHHPFDAPEPWSRLHDPAEVDLPKNRVRSFEGRPWWHEEVLTAEPTGAKKDAEVRKSYSRIAEQSDEQLREIIANTYGQIALIDHNVGRILIALEEAGIADDTIVIYISDHGDWLGDHGLILKGPMHYEGLLRVPMIMRGPGVPKGKKVDEPVSTLDLGPTFFDYGEAVALQPQHGETLRPLIETDEATREFAMNEWELLPTRAGVALSLRTVRTKTHKLTYDLRSKAGEFYDLASDPDEMQNLFDDPAYKDEQDYLMELLNKRPDDMRPIQTQVGMA
- a CDS encoding ABC transporter ATP-binding protein, whose protein sequence is MAGLTLRNVAKSYGDVQVIESIDLDIEDGEFVVFVGPSGCGKSTLLRMIAGLEEISGGDVSIGDTLVNDVAPAKRGVAMVFQTYALYPHMTVYKNMAFGLKQAKMPADEIDQRVREAAAILDITDYLDRTPKALSGGQRQRVAIGRAIVREPEVFLFDEPLSNLDAALRVQTRLEIARLHERLGSTMIYVTHDQVEAMTLADKIVVLRGGNIEQVGAPIDLYDRPQNTFVAQFIGSPKMNFFAPSNLAASAPKNLASLSNDEAIIGIRSEHLRLCSSDEAMITARFEIVENLGELALVHMKTDDGVEFIAKLETPPKVSNGDELHFSFLEEKVHVFDKTTGVRRG
- a CDS encoding mannitol dehydrogenase family protein, producing the protein MTDTQFFTTAYDRKSCDIGIVHIGYGAFHRAHQAVYVDDYMQATGDLRWGIAAVNLRASESPSFTEAAGAERGYLLKSIAADGTQEFRSIRSHIAFVDAATDLNAALDLLSRPSVHVASMTVTESGYYFKDDWSLDLSAGPVSDELNGGGLATIYGFLTQALERRAQSINAPISLLCCDNIRNNGKVLKNALLAYMEAAGKPDLAAWVLENASFPCSMVDRITPRSTPELKSEVVQLFPDHATAPIHAEDFSQWVLQDQFAGPMPDLARVGVEVVQTVEPYEEAKIRILNGGHTALCYLGALAGHDTFDNAMADPELRQHFDRYEREEVLAGLGHDIPFDTSAYLSQVAARFENAGIADQLERICMDGYSKMAIYIRPTLRACLEQGKRPLAGYDCAASWIVYARQFQAGKARVPYHEPLWDKLSSILPKDREADLVCDPNLWGDLPTTYETFVPDLTAAIQEMEKRWLV